The proteins below are encoded in one region of Thermoanaerobacterium sp. PSU-2:
- a CDS encoding L-threonylcarbamoyladenylate synthase, producing the protein MTKIVKLDRDNPDMTLIDEAATILLNGGLVAFPTETVYGIGANSLNPDAVAKIFIAKGRPQDNPLILHIAEFQDLFKYAKNVPNDALKLAHQFWPGPLTMIFEKSDIVPPINTAGMNTVAIRMPSNKIAHTLIKRAGVPVSAPSANLSGKPSPTDASHVISDLYGRVDMIIDGGSCDVGVESTVVDMTGEIPTILRPGGITKEMIMEVVGSVDVDPIVYKKPSMDVKPKSPGMKYKHYSPDAEVYIVKGNIGDVIKKIQELTEFQLNNGKKVGIMATEQTCEKYRNGEVLVVGSREKPETIAKNLFRCLREFDKKGVDVVYAEGFDYDEIGLAIMNRLEKAAGYKEIDA; encoded by the coding sequence ATGACAAAGATAGTTAAGCTTGATAGAGATAATCCGGATATGACTTTAATTGACGAGGCGGCAACTATACTTCTAAATGGAGGACTTGTGGCTTTTCCCACAGAGACGGTTTACGGCATTGGTGCCAATTCACTTAATCCAGATGCGGTTGCGAAGATATTCATAGCCAAAGGTAGACCTCAAGACAATCCCCTTATTTTGCACATAGCAGAGTTTCAAGATCTCTTTAAATACGCTAAAAATGTCCCAAATGATGCGTTAAAGCTGGCGCATCAGTTTTGGCCGGGACCATTGACCATGATATTTGAAAAGTCTGATATAGTTCCGCCTATAAATACAGCCGGAATGAATACTGTAGCCATTAGAATGCCATCTAATAAGATCGCGCATACACTCATAAAAAGAGCTGGGGTGCCTGTGTCTGCTCCAAGCGCCAATCTATCTGGTAAGCCAAGCCCTACAGATGCTTCACACGTGATTAGCGACCTTTATGGCAGAGTAGACATGATAATAGATGGCGGAAGCTGTGATGTAGGGGTGGAGTCTACAGTGGTAGACATGACAGGAGAGATTCCTACCATTTTAAGGCCTGGCGGCATTACGAAAGAGATGATAATGGAAGTAGTCGGCAGTGTAGATGTAGATCCTATAGTATATAAAAAGCCTTCTATGGATGTAAAGCCTAAATCACCAGGAATGAAGTACAAACACTATTCTCCGGATGCAGAAGTTTACATAGTCAAGGGAAATATAGGCGATGTTATAAAAAAAATACAAGAGTTGACAGAATTTCAATTGAATAATGGCAAAAAAGTTGGTATAATGGCAACAGAGCAAACATGCGAAAAATATCGAAACGGGGAAGTTTTAGTAGTAGGAAGTAGGGAAAAGCCTGAAACTATCGCCAAAAATCTTTTTAGATGTCTTAGAGAATTCGACAAAAAAGGCGTTGACGTAGTTTATGCAGAAGGATTTGACTACGATGAAATTGGACTGGCTATTATGAATAGGCTTGAAAAAGCCGCTGGATACAAGGAAATCGATGCGTAA